acttcTCATACGAAGTAAACTGTCgactttttattatatttacaataaaaaacctaataaaatatctagtaatacttttttattgatatataaatataaataacttttttaataattaaaaattgacaatttgttattttgaaatttcaaaattattatctaagtaataaatataattatagcttaagaactaataataattaagcaaaaaaagtttaaataaatttcagtttcCATAACCAGAATTCTCAACACAATTGACAGTGAAGTCATGTGTAAGGACTGTCCCAGGATTTTGTTCTTGGATAATCAAAGGAAACAATCGGGACCCATATGCAcaggatttaaaattaaattctttcaCCGCTGGTTCGTGTAGTGTAAAGTGTCTTGAGCACTCTGTGTCCTTATCTTGATCTTCTCTTACAGCATCAgtgtacatatttattttaaatactccgTATTGACTAAATTTAACTACTACCGAATCATCTAAGCAAACATAAGAAAATCTGCCTTCAACctgcaataaatataagaagagaaataaataagtacTTACATATTTGCCATAAAtgttgaatattaaatatcaataaaagtacatatttattaaaaactttactTACGTATTCTTGTTCAGATGCAAGTGCGCCCGTTAGAAAAATAAGAAGaaatgttgatattaattcagtttttttgaaCTCCATTTTTATTCGCGGTCTTACGATGTTTAGACACTTGACAAACTTTTACTACCTcgtgtattttaaatcagTAGCTTATATATTCATCTAACTACGTCAGTAAAGGACCTTATCTACTTCTCGTACTAATACTCTAGGTATATTGCATACGTCAGTAGAAAATAAGTCACGTATATTTAGATttctttgtaaattaaaatttttgataacttctGTAAGAACTTACGTCATTGTTTTACTGAATTTATTATCAGACAtacaaatatttgatatttttttgttgtttatacAAATGATGAATTAatctgttaattttaattacttccgtattagtaaatttaaattaatttttaaaagttgataacaatcaatagaaataaatttttaaaaaatatcgtaaattatgtatctataaaaataatgacgaAACGTGACATTAACTTaccattaaaataatgataataaatttatcttttacgaattattgtttgtatttttcttAGTTATTAGTAATTAGATACTTACACTATgactaattaatgataatcaaATATTGCAtcacgaaatttatttttcaatcaaaatttaattcttgataataatttatgagtgtaaatgtggCAGTCACgcgacaattttttaattccatataaaaaattaaagaattaaaataataaaatttttaaaaaatgcatatactaatttttgaattttctgaacatacatttttttatttttattttgtaaaaattttaatttattatttcaaaattttgaaaattgtcagATGGCCGCTAActtatcatcaataatttttaatttaaacagaattttttgttctcaaatattataaaaaaaaattttattaattaatcctccataaatttaaatataaatataaatatagaatacttcatattaataaattcccAGGAATGTTAAAATCACAAGAATTTAGCCGCTCCTCCATCTcgcggaaaattcaaaaaactttagGCAGAActcgtatatatattatatacattccTTGTTtgtcatatatatctatatatatattagtattagagtataaaaattgataatacaATAGATAACAGCAGATAAAATGAGTAACagcaataaaatacttaaacaaaggtctaaataaataatatttgttgaaaaaaactaGTCGCGCTTAAACAAAATTCAATGACTTGGccaaaaaaaaaggtatttatatttctcgCAAAGTCAGTGTTCCACTTAACCAATTAAACACAACAATTGTCaactttaattgtttatttagaaatttttaaatatttattgtcaacTTAATAATCTCGTTTTATTATTCAACAACTAAACAGCagagattataaatataaattcacttGATCTCATTTAATCTTTTGATGGTAAGTACCAGTACCCTGTCATTTTTAactcatattttaattatcaattaattaattaatttatttatttattttctcagataaatttgaaaaaatgaagttCGCCGAGCATTTATCTGCTCACATAACTCCAGAATGGAGGAAACAATACATCAGTTACGAGGTAAAATGGTCTACTATCAGTAGTAATTAATgctaattaactatttatttaattaattaattaacaggaAATGAAGGCGATGCTTTATGCGGCTGTCGAAGAAGCGCCTTCAGCAGAAAGTGTTGAACCTGAAGTGATATCCCGACATTTTGCTTCATTCGATgaagtattttttacattttgtgatcgtgaattaaaaaaaataaatacattttactcAGGTACTTTTTAATTGGCCATTTAAATAGatggtaaattaattaattaattaattcgtaaatttaattacacagaaaaattGGCTGAGGCGACAAGAAAGTTCGCGGCATTACAAAATGAATTGAAGGCAGCTCTAGATTTGCAGCATGGCAGCGGCAAACACAAGGGAAAACTGGCCAGTGCGAAATTACCAGCGCGTAAAATACGCGAATTAAAATTAGGATTTTCTGAGTattatttgtcattaattttACTACAGAATTATCAGAATTTAAACTACACGGGGTTTCGTAAAATACTTAAGAAACATGACAAGgtgactaattaatttattatctcacAAATCAATGTTCCTGATTCCTATTAAATTCCTCCACTGGACCGTGCCAAGTAATcctttaattcaaattttattaatgataaattaagtcagtgagttaattaattaattaagagtgTGAGAAAtgtatgaattatattttttacagcttTTATCAGTAGATACTGGATCTAAATGGCGGGTCGAGTGTGTAGAGACGTCTCATTTTTACACATCGAAAGATATAGACAAATTAATACAGGATACTGAGGGTATTGTTACCAATGAACTGGAAGGTGGTGATCGTCAACGGGCTATGAAACGGTTGAGAGTACCGCCACTTGGTGAACATCAGAGTCCCTGGACGACATTCAAAGTTGGATTATTTTCAggaagttttattattttatttgttgctgttgttctgtcaggtaattttatttttatatttttttctgggtactcttgtttatttattttttaatttttctatcacatgaacttgaataattaaatatttaattaattaattaatatttccagCAATATTTCATGAAGGCCAAGAGAACTTAAAAATAGCATTTCGTTTATACCGTGGGCCACTATTAATAATacagtttttatttctaatggGCGTTAATGTCTACGGCTGGAGATCATCGGGAGTAAATCATGTGTTGATATTCGAGCTGGATCCGCGTAATCATTTATCAGAGCAGCACTTGATGGAGCTGTCTGCCGTGTTGGGTGTAATCTGGACACTGAGTCTCCTAAGTTTTCTGTACAGCGCGAGTTTAAGTATCCCGCCGTTCGTGAATCCTCTGGTGCTAGTTTGCATAATGCTTGCGTTTTTGCTGAACCCTCTGAAGATCTTTCGACACGAAGCGCGGTTTTGGTTACTGAGAATAAGTGtaagtaatataattaatttatttatcagtaaattaatggattaatcaaataaatgataaatttttcagtggaGAATGATAATCGCGCCGTTCGCGTTTGTAAATTTCGCTGATTTCTGGCTCGCTGATCAGTTAAATAGTCTCGTGACACCATTGCTAGACTTCCATTTCCtaatttgcttttatataacCAATGGGGATTGGCTCGAAGCTGGCGATACCACCAATTGTATGGCCGGATCACTTATCATCAGACCAATCGTTAATTGTTTGCCCGCGTGGTTTAGATTCGCGCAGTGCATCAGACGTTACAGAGATTCAAAAGAAGCTTTTCCTCATTTAGTAAATGCGGGTAAATATTCAACGACATTTCTAGTGGTCATTTCATCAACTCTAAGACTGTATTACGcaggtaaatttatttgctattttaaaaaatatatttatttattttttatactataaaaaatttttattttattctcagATCAATATACAAGTAATTGGGAAAATCCATGGCTGTGGTTTTGGTTAGCGAGCtgtattattaattctatttacTCATACACTTGGGATATTAAAATGGATTGGGGT
This genomic window from Microplitis demolitor isolate Queensland-Clemson2020A chromosome 6, iyMicDemo2.1a, whole genome shotgun sequence contains:
- the LOC103575726 gene encoding uncharacterized protein LOC103575726, yielding MEFKKTELISTFLLIFLTGALASEQEYVEGRFSYVCLDDSVVVKFSQYGVFKINMYTDAVREDQDKDTECSRHFTLHEPAVKEFNFKSCAYGSRLFPLIIQEQNPGTVLTHDFTVNCVENSGYGN
- the LOC103575727 gene encoding xenotropic and polytropic retrovirus receptor 1 gives rise to the protein MKFAEHLSAHITPEWRKQYISYEEMKAMLYAAVEEAPSAESVEPEVISRHFASFDEVFFTFCDRELKKINTFYSEKLAEATRKFAALQNELKAALDLQHGSGKHKGKLASAKLPARKIRELKLGFSEYYLSLILLQNYQNLNYTGFRKILKKHDKLLSVDTGSKWRVECVETSHFYTSKDIDKLIQDTEGIVTNELEGGDRQRAMKRLRVPPLGEHQSPWTTFKVGLFSGSFIILFVAVVLSAIFHEGQENLKIAFRLYRGPLLIIQFLFLMGVNVYGWRSSGVNHVLIFELDPRNHLSEQHLMELSAVLGVIWTLSLLSFLYSASLSIPPFVNPLVLVCIMLAFLLNPLKIFRHEARFWLLRISWRMIIAPFAFVNFADFWLADQLNSLVTPLLDFHFLICFYITNGDWLEAGDTTNCMAGSLIIRPIVNCLPAWFRFAQCIRRYRDSKEAFPHLVNAGKYSTTFLVVISSTLRLYYADQYTSNWENPWLWFWLASCIINSIYSYTWDIKMDWGLLDSNAGENKFLREEVVYSSASFYYFAIIEDFILRFIWIASYILVEYKYVSSDLMTSIVAPLEVFRRFVWNFFRLENEHLNNCGKFRAVRDISIAPIESSDQMQILRMMDDENGVINRGKRKAGGKKQGNNKEDKRALLKEETIDIDVSNAS